The nucleotide sequence TGAGGTGCAGAGGATCCACAAAGTATTgcctacatttcattttttaaattattttggcaagtcagtcagttcattaaattttttaagTTGTTGTTTTCATACTGGCAGGATGGTCTTaaccttttttttgcttttcctgCAGTGATTGACATATTGAGCACTGCTCAGTCTCTTGTTCCAGATAACATTGCAAAATGCCAGAGCATACCATTTAGCCTAGGTCACCATGCAATAGAAATTCTACTGTTCTCCTCTCTCTACTGATAAAGGGAATATAAGCAGTGTATTATGTTTTTCTACTTCATACTGTATATGGAGGGGAGTTTATCCTggaaacctttatttttttcagagaagGAGGAATTCAGTTTCTTGTTATAGTTTAAGACCAGCCTGCAGGCAGTATTGCTTAAGAGTTTTGCTAAGAGTACTGTTTCCACTGGGTAAATCAATATTGTGTTATTGATTTGACAGTGAATACTTAATTtgtcattaaaacaaacatgtcAAGTATATTTATCAGATGTGCAAGGCAAGCATGGCATGGAAACCTGATGTTTGACTCATTAACCTTTGATAGCACAGATACATGAACACTAATACAAGTCCTATATCATTCCATGATCTTTGCTTATGCAAAAGGAAGAGTGTATTCATCTACCCTGAACAATTTCCTGGATTTCCAGGACTCTCAAGGCTAAGACTCTCTAAATTTTTTCTTCTATACTATTCTATCATGACTCAGAAAGAATGGCAACACTTTACTTGAACTATGTTCCATAAAGACCACATAACATGGATATAAGCAGGACATAACCCATGCCATTACCTGACTTGACAGTGTGTTACAGCTTACAACCAATGCCATTTACACCACCATAATGTATGCAGtgaatttaacaaaacattaaaaataaatgttatacaGTAATGACGGTCTTATAACATTGGTCATAATTAGTCATCATAAATAATTATGAGGTGTTATGTCATGCTTTCGACAATGTTATCTAGGCCTCATGATGTATAGTTACAGTAAAGCATTATCAAAAGAGTGTATGTAAGGGTTCATAGCTGGTCCGTTCAATGTGCCACACTAACTGAATGAATTTCACATGTACTTGTCTATGCCAGCCATGAATATTTGAAACAGCATTagcttttcacattttataataCATCGTAATTTGGAATGGTGGTACCAAATAtaacattactattattactattattatatatCCTTGAGTATGTCTTTGACATACAAAAAGTTTATGGCAATTTACACTATTAAACATGTCTTAGGTCACCACCCAAAAGATATCATTGAATCTAGTCCAAGCCCTAATAATTCCATATTTAGAAACATTTGCAGATAAAACTTCACagttttttcagtctgttaaatTTTTCAGTTAAGTGGaaagattttttaaacatatgaaAGACACTGTTTATTAACTAAATTGACATTAATATTTGATATTAAAGTAaatgttcaaatatttcaaatattcaatattcaaatataCAGTAAGGAATGTATTTCACAATAATTGAATATATGTCAAACCTGCCAAATATATCAGTTATTACTgcttttgctgttgtgattttaTGATCATGCTACtgtaattataaaaacatagtgcatataaaaatatatttctatgttctacaatatatgtataaaatgcaTAGGCGTGGCAGTAGAAATCTATGTTGAcacaatttgaatatttatatttatatattaacaaTGTAACCTTTTTTAAAGGCCAGTTTGCCAAATAACTgctttttgcttattttttaaacttgggTTGTATTCTTTACTTTGGTCTTTGTCAAGAGTAGAGAAAATTCACACATTAAACAAATAGATATAGGGCACATTTGCATGTAACAGGTGTATATGTGTTgcgtgtgtgagcttgtgtgcttTATTGCTCAGTTATGATCAGAGGTAGACGTCTCTGTGTAACACCAACTCCATATGAATGAAACAATTGGGCCCACAGTTTGTACCTCTCGCTCATACACCTCTGGCACTGTTACACCCTTACCCTGTTTCATATTTTCCTTTCATGTGGCCCATGTTGCAAGCAGATGCACCAGAACAAACAAGGTTCTGGATCGttaatcagtttttttgttgttttgttttttgcatacattttaacaaaaaataaagcaagtGTCTGTTGGAAATTATGGGAGGGGGAATCATTAACAAGGAGGTAATTTGCAGAAGTCCAGTTCCTGTGGCTTTCGTTTACCAATACAGTGATCCCGAGGCAAGAGCAAGCCTGTCTGGGTGACACATCGCAGCACCCGTCGTTTGAATCCCTTCCCGCAGGTTTTGGAGCAGGGGGACCACTCCCCCACGTCCCACATGGGACAGGGGTCCCCGCATGGCCTCATGGCGTTGGGCCTCTGCGCAGCGTCGCAGTCGGACGCCGCCTGCCCGTCCAGGTCCAGGCACTGCACCAGCCTCCTCTGCAGCCCGCTCCCGCAGGTCACCGAGCATTCGTCCCAGCTGGCCACCGTCCACTTCAGCGCCGGCCTCCGGTACGAGGCCTTCTTCAGCTCCATCTTGTCCGCCTCGGCGAGCACGCTGTTCTGAGAGTGGGCCCGGCCCTCCTTCTTCAGGAGCTTGTCCTCCTTGTTCTCTTTGGCCAGGTAGAAGGAGTAGCGGATGCGCGGAGGAGTCATCTTTCCCACGGAGAGCACCTCCACGGTGAGAGCCTCCAAGAGCGGCCTGGCGGCCTGGAGCGTCTCCGTGGCGGTGGTCGTGCCGCTGTACCGAAGCAGGCTGCCGCGCACGATGATGTCCCTCTCCACTGCCGACACCACATAGTTTCCGTTCAGCAGGTACTTGCCCTGGCTGTTCTTCACCGCCAGGTAGTTGTCGTCACTCACCATGCCCTTGTAGCCCCGCTGCCGGATGTCCACGTTCGAGGCGCCAACGGGAAGCATCACCACAAAGTTGTAGCCATGTCTGTGCAATCACACAAAAATCAGACaatgatttcagaaaatgttaaCTGTGTCAGGCAACAACAAGGCAGGAAGTGTTATGCAAACAGTTGGCTGAAAGTAACAGAGTGACAGCCCAACAGAGTGTGAGCCGAGAAGCTTCAATGGTTCGTTCAGCTAGTTTCAAAATGGTTCATTTGCTGGACTACTCGAGGGAGATTATAAGATTttgtcaaatataaaaataggtttATCCCTGCCACACATGTGAAGTAGAGGCTGCATATTTAGTAGTTTTACAGTCTAAACGCATTGCTGCTGTGCATTTACTGATAAGACATCCATAGTAACATTCAGCTCatgttgggatggcaggtacgCCATCATGCCACCAACAGTTTGGCACATGGtacacaacaacagcaacaataatagaagtagaagaagaataAAGCACTTTGTTCCTTTATTTGGAAGGTTTAGTATAATAAAGTAAcgacaagacaaaaaaaaagaataaataaaaagtaaattaagaaataataatgaaaagaatgaaacagATACTCACAAGGGTTTGGTGAAGAGCCCTGAGACTTTCTTGCAGCTTCGGTtgtcccccccacacacaccgcactTATTGAACTTCTTGTCGGAGCCCAGCTTTCCGTCACAGCCGGCCTTGATGCATTTcccctgcacacagacagcgGACGAGTCCGGGGAACAGGGAGTCCCATCCACCACCTGCCAACAGCCAACATTCAACAGAAACATTCACGTGACCAAGGACGGGCAAAGAAACAAGCAATTCTGGCTaactaccttgctcaagggttacaaaaacaaaatattatataGCTACCAAATAGATGTATTCataaactacaatcaaaatCATGGTGTAGCTTACTTTACATAGAGGTAtaaaacatgtgcatgtgcatgtatggctGTTTTCTATATCaactgcatacatgcacatgcacatttaaaatacctgtatttgaatacattcatgtgaacacataaatgcatgtatttgaaatactgcCAACGCTAAGCCTGACAAAGAAGGTTTGGTTGCTCTttttaagccccgcccattctCAGAAGTATAGGTGATGAAAGCAGTCACCATTCAGTTGGCTGCTATATCTAAGGCAGGATAAATACTTCACAGTTCAGCCAATGAAAGCTCAGCATTATCACTATACAGCCAGTGAGAACAACGTATTAACTGTCCCTACATGGGTGATGGGAATGTCAGTGGAAAAATGTGTAGCTCTTGACGACGTGTGACATTGCCGATGCCAGACCAGGCCGCTGGTATCCTCACGCTACACTGTCAGAGCTTTTGGTCTCACCATGTGTTATTCAGTAAAATTATCACCATTGTCTTCCAAGAATTGGCTGTCCACCATTGTTATGAACTTGACTTCTCTTATAGGCCtataaatgttctaaaacttttattttcttgccAGCACTGTGTATTATTTGAATTTCACAACCGTCTAAAATAACAGTGCTATGCCAAAGAAATGTCACAGAATCTCCCCAGACAGACTCTTTGTTGATCAAATGCGTGTCTGTTCCAGAGGCATGTCCGCTCTGGTATCTCTTTTGGAAACATATGTTCATTTATGGCCACAAAGCACGCCTAGCACCAATATCAGCAATAGGAATTCTTCAGTTAAACTGGTTTAGTATTCTATCACAGCATATGCACAAAAAGCAATgctgaaaatctatttttaatttaaaactatCAAAATACATTGAAACATATCAATGTAAAAATTCAATGATGTGcctttcacaataaaaataaaataaaaattctggcTGGCTTTAGGAGACAAAAtctctctctaactccctctccccccctctttctctctctctctctctcccatgaGTCCCTGCTCTGGCTCACTTCACACCCATGTATCTCAGGCAGATACCCTCACTCCTTCCAATCCATTCTTCTTTCTCCACTCCAAGGAAAGAACAGTGCTCACGCCTGTACTCAATCCAGTAGCACATACACGTCTGTGTCACTGCCCTGTTTTGTTgtagcatttttttaatgtctctGTCTTCAAATATTCCATACAAATATTATTATGTGCTGTTTTAATCACAATGCATAATAGAAATGAACTGTTATCAATTTCCATACCCAGATATTTATACTTGATATATTGTGGACTGTGTTGATATTCATACTGTAGACCATGACACAACGTGTTTGCTATTACTGCTGTAATCTCATTAGCATCCCTTGTTCAACTGCATGCACCTACCATAATCTGTGTGTCTCCACCAGAATCAAATTAACTATTAATGACCTGGAAATTGTTAAATAATTGTTGAATAAATGTACGGCTTGGATGGGAAACCTCCTGTGATACTATGTTGCTGGGAGAGGTGTTTGTAGGCCAGTTGGGAACACTTTTCCAGTAGCCCAGAGCAGTGATGGGGCGCATTGTGCAGTAGAAGGTGCTGTCCTTTGGACAAGACCTCAAACTGAGACACAGACTAACTCACTGCGGTCACTGAAGATCCCATTCTGTGGGATGGGTGTGGGCATTAACCCTGGTGTCCTGGTCAAATTTACACAAAAAGTAGTTCTCTTCATCTGGGCAACAAATCATACCCTACGTGTGATTGGCTACATAATCACTTGCATTCTCATCCACTTTGATTCCCCAGGTTGTCATAGCGACAGAGAAGTGACTTCTCTGTTGCTTTGCCTGCATAGATAAATAAacgtaaaataaataaaatggctgaaacGATAACTAACCTTTGGAGCGAGGACGTAGAAGTAGCCTGTTCCATTGGCTCTGCAGATGAGCTTGCACTTGTCCTTGGCGGAAACCCCAGAGTATTTGGGGACCCATGTCACGGATGGGGTGAGCCTGTTGGTGTTGAGGCTGAACCCATTGAAGGCCTCACACTGCTCCTCCCGAAAGCTTTTACCTGTGTGGTTAGATAATTATGGTttaagcactttttaaaaaaaaccacaggttTGGAATTCCTACAGGAGTTCAGGAAGGGCAATGTTTTGTTTAGCAGCTGTCCTTGACATTTGTTCAGCTTAACGTTATTTGTTTAACTGGACAGGTTTTCTCCTCTGGCCTGGTGCTCATACTCTGTTTACATCGGCCTATTTGGCTGCTGGTCTCTCAGCTTCACACCTTGTGGTCTgaatggaggtttttttttttttttcctgtgtttgctTTGGTTCACTGTGAAGAATAACCCATGAGCACCCACTACAGAatgtgacacccccccccccttcacccaaAAGAGAAGTAGGAGCATAATCAGTTCTCTTGGCTTGAGAGCTTGGCTTTTACCTCAGCAATACAACTGCGGTTTGAAAACCCtgcagcattacattacatttatttggcagacgcttttatccaaagtgacgcaCAATAAGAGCAGCAGGCCTTAACCCCCATTACAGGTGCTCAGACGTACCTGCATCCGAGCAGGCGTTCAGGTTGCACGAGCGATACTTGACACGCACTCCCTGGCAGTACTTTCCACCGTTGGCCGGCACAGGGTTATTACACTCCCTCTTGGCCAGCTCCACGCCCCCACCACAGGTGCGGGAACAGGGGCCGAACGCACCCCACTTGCCCCATCGTCCATCCACCTGGAAACACAAAAATGTCTGGTGATGAGCACTATTTCAAattgcattttgaatatttctaTTCTTTGCTGTATCTCCATATTCCAGGAGTTCAGCTTGATCACCTTTTAAATGATCCACTGTACAGTTATCCCCAAATTATCTCAATTGTGGGGATTTTCTGGTCATATAATGTCCTATAGAACATGTCCATTGTCAAGCACTGGCGTGACAACATGTTTGTAAATGGCGCTGTACAACAGAGTCATTTACCCAGTCGTTCATTTGTATGTTTGATATATAACACAGGCTGCTCTTTTTACTTCTTTTTGTATGGTTTATACCTTTATACTGTGCCTCCTGCAAAGCAACTCATAGCTCCACCATTCTGATTGTAGTTTATAGCTGCTTTTATTTGGAAGGTATTTTGAAAATCAAATAacatttcaacatattttttgcTGCACAGTGCGGAAGACGCCACAAGCACTTACACAGGACCAGCTAATTCTACCCTAATCCTAACCTTAACCATTAGCAAGAAAAATGCTGACATCCTGCCAGTGGCTATGGTGAACTTCCACCCACATATTTTTGCCCTTCCCTACCCACGTGCCGGGTCACACCCTGCCCTCCTCAGCAGACCGTGCTGCCCTGGTTCTCCAGGGTCTTGATCACAGAGTACCAATCGGGCTTCTCTGCTTGTGGCAGTTACTGATGTGGTCAGTTCACCCAGGCTGTTGATTGCCCGTGTGTGTCTTTTTCCTATTTCTGAAAAGCAATCACATTTTTCCCTCTGACACGCCCCAACCCCTGTGGTCCCCCTTTTGTTCTCCACACCCAGAGCCCTGTGGGTTTACATAAATCCGTTCAAtaacttcaaataaaatgcagcgCAAATGCTTCTGGAAATGGTCAAGCAGCAAAAATAAGAGACTCAAATCCCATGCTTTCCAAATTCTTTCCTCCCACATTTGTCATGATTTCAAAGCAGGGTTCCCAAGCCCTGGCCTTGAAGAGCTGGTTCTAATTGTTCCTTGGCAATTATTGCAGTTTTCTTGAGTCAAATTGTTTGCTGATTTTATGCGAACAAAGACAGCAGACCCTGTGCCGCTCCAGGGTCAGAGCTGAGTAACCCTGGTTTATAGGTTTCTTCAGACTGTGAACCATCCCCATCCTCTAAACCCAGCCTTGACATTAAAAGAGGATCCAAAAATCGTTATTCAATGTTGGTTCCCACCTTTAGAGTAATTagattcagtaaaaaaatgtcCCATATAATATTTTAGCTCACAGTAAAGTAATGTATGGAACCCCACCCCAAACTATAACATTGCCCTTCCCCCATTGTAGAGAACTGCTTCAGGTAATTTAATACAGTTCAAATACCATACATACTCCAAAGCTTCAGCTATGTCataaacattgttatttttctaaGTTGTGTGTTGTCTAGATATCACATTTGCCACATCCTGCATCAGAAATACACTTTTATACTATATAGTTATTTGACTCAGTATTATACTTTTGACTCTATGCTATGCATTGCTGTTACATTGAAAGTGGGtggattattttacatttgcaacTTCACTTTATCCATCATACAGATTTGTGAAGAGGTGACAGGAGCACATCGGGTCCCCTCACCTTGTCCTTGGTAGCATCCTGCTTGTTGGTGCAGATCCCCCGGACGCACACCATGTTGTCTCCGCAGCTGGTGCCGTCGGCCCAGGGGAAGTGGCGGGTCTGGCACACCAGCTGGCCCCGGGCCTTGCCGGTGCACCACAGCTTGGTGCAGGACTGCATGTAAGGACAGGGCTTGGACCCCTCACCGAACGCCAGCTCACACTGACGGCtcaggctgtagctggtgccCGGGAGCACCTCGGGCAGGGCCAGGAGCTTCTGGGGCTGATCCAGCAGGCAGTCTCCTACAAGGACACCAGACACACTGCTTGGGTACACTCATATAtactatgtgtgtatgtacaggcATTTATGCTCtcagatgctctcatccagagcaatcGAGACAGCATTTCCCATAaagcatttgacatttttttgctttatctTCATTTATACACCGCTCAACCTGGAAcagaacctgcaacctccaggTTACCAGCCCAGTCCAAACAACAGCACAGGGCTGTGAGACCTGCTCACATCGCACGCTCCCACAGAAGAACAACAACCTTCTCAAACAAAGCCTCACGTCCTTGCTTTCCTGGTTCTACTCCAGAGCTCCAGCTGCTTCTGTCATTTCATTCAACTGTGTTTATTTATCCTAATCAAAAAGATTGTAGCGccttaaaccaaaaataaacaaaaaaatacatgaccACCATTAACTGTATTAATAATCACAGAGAGCCTTTGAAAATGGCTAATATAAACTTTAGATTGACAGCATTTCCATCCCCCCTACCCTCAATTACACCACTCCTTTAATTAAACAAGCAATCATGTTAGAATTAGAACTATCTAACGCAAGCCAAGTTGTTTTTGCCTGAGCCTTTTCAGATAAACCACATAAATACCTTCCAAGCACCGCCAGCCCTGAGGCGGAGTTCCAGGGGAGTGGAGAGgggtgtggggatgtgggggggccGTGCGGGGGGGGTTGTGTAAACACTGCTATGTGCCGAGTAACGTGTGCAGGGCAACGGGCGTGAGATGGAGCGGGGCCTCTCGGCGGTAACTGACAGAGTGACCCTCCACCGCGCAACCCTTTGACGGCACAGGGCTTCTGAAGGGTTTGACCGTCCCTGACACCAACGTGCCAAAATCACCTGAAGTGCAGTGACGTCCGACGCCACTCCAGCCCGCGCGCAATCTGGTTAACCCCTCAGTGTGCCACCTGAAGTCACCCCGCCTCTCTACCCCAGCCTGTAAGACTTCGCCCTTCACATCCACTGGAGCCGACATGACATGGGTCACAGCGGAGTGATGCTTTTCAGAGAAATGAGCAGTTCCcggaaatatttaaataattgtgcTGGTTTCATGGTGAACTGAGAGTTTTCTGGAAATCCTAAACAGTGCTCACTGTGTCATGATTTGGTAAAAGTTAAAAAGCAAAGCTCTGAAACGTGTAGATGAAAAGTTCATGATCTTTTAAACCAGCACTATGCTTAGAAAGCACAGTACttaatgtaatggaaatgcaTTAACCAGCTAAACATCACTCTGGATTGCATTTCATATATTGTTGTATGATTGAAACAAAAGATACATTCCTTGAGTAAACTGTACACCATTCAGCCACTGCCTTCTTATACTATTCTGTATTTGTAGATAACAATACAGCTCAGCTATATTAGCATGACTATATGTAATTTGTAGTCTTCCATATTACTCTGTCAGTGTATTCACACGTTAATCAATGGGTGCTATAAATCCACCTGCTTAAACAACAATGTTTTAGTAAACAACTATCATGACTTAATTTAGACTACAGCaataagctttaaaaaatcctttcagCCTATGAACTACCAATTAGAAAGATTTAAGTGTCTGagaaaataatcataaaaataaatgttcaaccGACAAATTACGTTAAATTATTATGAGAGGTACAAGGTGCAGACATTCTGTCTGGGCTCTGCCCAGACACACCAATCCCCCAATAAACAGACAGGAGACCCTTGTCAGACCCTGAGAGTGCGCAGGCACTGTCATTATGACTTTTGGGAGCATTTCAagacttaaatgaaacaaagtTATCACCAAGGTgctgaataaaaaaagtataCTGTGTATAGATTAAATGGAACACTCACTCATAAGAAAATATGTTTACCGATATTATTTTGCATACCAACACTATCTTTGGAACTTGGTGGTCCAGTTTTTAGAAATCaagattcgtttttttttttctgagcaccACAGCAAGTCCTTCACTCTTTTTTGTGTCTCTCTACATTCTAATCTGAAAATAAGTGTCCTTGGATAGTTAATTGCTTGTTGCCATAGCATCCAAAAAACTTCAAGTAGGAATAAGGTCCTTTGAATTCTTCTAATCAGGTGATCCAAGAGCTGACAGTAACCTCCTTATTTGACCATGGTAAgcaccagggagagagagaaaaatacttTATACATTTAGTTGCACTCGAGTGTGAAGATTTTCAAAGCAGAGGGGTTTGCTTTCTATACAAATCTTTATTTCCAGTGTAATTTTTCTGTCCTGGCGAATTTCCTGAAAGGAACGTGTCTGAAGATTTTCTATTTTAACACACGTGGGAAACTCGTGACTGTACGTAGATGCCAAACCAAAAACCACAGCTAGTTGTCAGACCCTTCTAATTTCAGACAAATTGTCAGGGCAACGGTCTTTAAAATAGCAACTTGTCTGTGAGCTGCAAATTACAGTCATCTGTGGGCAGGCTCCACAGTTCACCCTACTTGGCACAGGCCCAGAATGCAAAGTGCAGACAGGATTTCACCGAACTGTCCTAGATTGCAATGATTCCGGGGAGCTAAATATATATTGGGTTGTTATAATGCACTTGCGCAGCTATCAATAACGTCTTTCCTTTCACGGGCAGAGAACCATCTGTCTCTCCAATGAGCAATGTGCTTTTcattgcatatttatatttaacttgggtctctcctttttttgacaaaaatgtaCACAGATTTGTCAAATATGAGACTGACTAAAGAAGCCATCA is from Anguilla anguilla isolate fAngAng1 chromosome 9, fAngAng1.pri, whole genome shotgun sequence and encodes:
- the LOC118236219 gene encoding A disintegrin and metalloproteinase with thrombospondin motifs 15-like, with amino-acid sequence MFMFIWTTALLFNVLSMYTRIAHSIESDFCIPHRLDHPNSAKYNFVSSEEEAQVAIFKINAFKQEFVLSLHPDTNFLAPAFFDQSDVSSQNTGASSDLSRCFYSGVVNSDRDSYAAVSLCKGIQGAFWYKGWEYFINPVQNDTASEHTGNAERPHFLRRRSNAHDSGNSTSRCGVDSGLNQDVLQSLEKYKHMHGHFNGNVTETVLKTLGRSKRFASIPRYVEALIVADESMEKFHGDDLKHYLLTLMSVAAKLYKHPSILNSINVVVVKFMVISEADKGPKVSGNAAMTLRNFCTWQKKLNKNNDKHPEYWDTAILFTKQDLCGASTCDTLGMADVGTMCDSKRSCSVIEDDGLPSAFTTAHELGHVFNMPHDNVKACEEVFGKMKDNHMMSPTLIQIDRTNPWSACSAAIITDFLDSGHGDCLLDQPQKLLALPEVLPGTSYSLSRQCELAFGEGSKPCPYMQSCTKLWCTGKARGQLVCQTRHFPWADGTSCGDNMVCVRGICTNKQDATKDKVDGRWGKWGAFGPCSRTCGGGVELAKRECNNPVPANGGKYCQGVRVKYRSCNLNACSDAGKSFREEQCEAFNGFSLNTNRLTPSVTWVPKYSGVSAKDKCKLICRANGTGYFYVLAPKVVDGTPCSPDSSAVCVQGKCIKAGCDGKLGSDKKFNKCGVCGGDNRSCKKVSGLFTKPLHGYNFVVMLPVGASNVDIRQRGYKGMVSDDNYLAVKNSQGKYLLNGNYVVSAVERDIIVRGSLLRYSGTTTATETLQAARPLLEALTVEVLSVGKMTPPRIRYSFYLAKENKEDKLLKKEGRAHSQNSVLAEADKMELKKASYRRPALKWTVASWDECSVTCGSGLQRRLVQCLDLDGQAASDCDAAQRPNAMRPCGDPCPMWDVGEWSPCSKTCGKGFKRRVLRCVTQTGLLLPRDHCIGKRKPQELDFCKLPPC